Within the Beduinella massiliensis genome, the region CCACCACACGAAGGAGGGCTCTTCCGTCACGATGCAGACGCAGAAGGTCACGATTTCGTGCTCGCCGCGTCTGTCTGATGGGAAATGGATGGCGAGCGTCAACAGCGGCGCGGAGGGGGCCAGCGCGGACGTGATCTCCAAATGGTTTGAAAAGCCGTACGAAAAGGCGACGGTGTAAGGAGGCAGCATGAAAATCACGCTTAAGCTAGGCGGCGGGGAAAGGGTCTTCCTTTCCTCGCCCACGGCGCGCAAGACGCGCGACGCCTATTTTCACCGCGAAAGGATTCGCGAGCGCCTTCGGGAAGGCGGCGAATCGTCCAAGTTCGACGAGGGAACGACCGACGCGATGCTGCAATGGGTGGTAGAGGCGTTCGACCGCCAGTTCACGGCGGATGAATTTCTGGACGGTTATCAGGGGTGGTTCTTCGACATCCTGAGCATGATGGACGACATGCTGGCGGGTGTTGCGGGAGAACTGGACGCGGGTTTTCCGAAGCCGCCGAAGACGGCGGCGAAACCGTAACGTTTGGGGATTTCCTTCTGGACATGTACGCGAAGCTGCTACGCGAGGGGTGGACGATGCGGGACATTGACGACATGGACATGGGGTTCTTTCTGCGTGCGCTGCGAGGCACTGAGGGGAAGCAGGAACCGAAGCCGAAATTCATCGACGAGCTCGGCCTATTTTAAGCAAACAAAAAAGGCGCTTTGCACGCCTTTTTATTTGCCTTACCGGCGCAAACCGAGCTGATCCATCAGCGCGCCCTGAAGAGCCTGCGAAAAGTTGATGCCTTTTTCAAGCGCGGCCGCATTCAGCCATGCCGGAATCGAAAGCGTCTTCTTGACGGACTTTTCAAAGTGAGCGCGGGCATACTCGTTTACGTCAACTGTTATCATGTTGACAAAAGATTCGCCGGGATCGGCTTCGAGGGCGCGCGCTACTTCGGCGGGGTTGATGGCGCGCATGTCGGACGGGGGAGGAACGTCTTCCCCGTCGCGCTGCGCGGTATAGAGATACCCTGCAAGGCAATCGACGGCAGCGGAGAACGCACCAGTCAGAGTATCATCGCACGTCGCAAGATAATTCAGATCGGGAAAGACAACGGAATAGCCAGGCTCTTCTTTGAAAAAACACGCGGGGTAAGCGGTAAGCATAAGCGGCACCTCCTGCATGGGTTGGAAAGGGGCGGGGCTTATTTTAGCCCCGCTTGCTTTCGGATGGATTTTTCCGTGATTTTCGATAACTCTTTCGCATGGAAGGGAATTGTCACCTTTCCGGGCTTTGTCGGGTGGACGTAATGCCGGTGCGAGCCCTCCTGCGATTTGAAAATCCATCCGTCTGCGAGAATGATTTTTTC harbors:
- the gpG gene encoding phage tail assembly chaperone G, with the translated sequence MKITLKLGGGERVFLSSPTARKTRDAYFHRERIRERLREGGESSKFDEGTTDAMLQWVVEAFDRQFTADEFLDGYQGWFFDILSMMDDMLAGVAGELDAGFPKPPKTAAKP
- a CDS encoding type II toxin-antitoxin system HicB family antitoxin, which gives rise to MLTAYPACFFKEEPGYSVVFPDLNYLATCDDTLTGAFSAAVDCLAGYLYTAQRDGEDVPPPSDMRAINPAEVARALEADPGESFVNMITVDVNEYARAHFEKSVKKTLSIPAWLNAAALEKGINFSQALQGALMDQLGLRR
- a CDS encoding type II toxin-antitoxin system HicA family toxin, which produces MPPMPREMEKIILADGWIFKSQEGSHRHYVHPTKPGKVTIPFHAKELSKITEKSIRKQAGLK